A single genomic interval of Spinacia oleracea cultivar Varoflay chromosome 6, BTI_SOV_V1, whole genome shotgun sequence harbors:
- the LOC110789596 gene encoding uncharacterized protein — translation MGCTSSILQQAGGKRKKMLIPEVVVFVPTMQIPVQSDLQKGLKGLIPKDMIDHLIHFRNRAILLSEDTDVSAIPEIKQALEEYLPVLLGLTKKDYGTLEAVTFKWRTLDERRQEICASNTWYEVLSVVYMLAVLTLIEANMLLVPKQYTGSSDRIVSTDCQRDAVDMLLKASGYLEFCVKSILPQLGPEHKNKLHKDMREGALEALSLQALGQGTELQLGLAIDNQKATLSVKRRLACEELIFFTQAHYSLSVEKTDESDAGKQSLGIRYKFLEAKAAAYFYHGLIVDKSNEPSCHTNALGCFVAAEELLSESRKACLSFCLAYPVTRAPPLWGAMKHFHHKIPDTASKKSQLYGYLLDQEKGLQPPPELPEFQLSLRPDDYELPKVDSAWSREKWEVIGQPLKDHLEDPEDVTEDES, via the exons ATGGGGTGCACTTCTTCTATACTTCAACAAGCTGGGGGTAAAAGGAAGAAGATGTTGATTCCTGAGGTTGTTGTTTTTGTACCAACTATGCAAATTCCTGTGCAATCTGACCTTCAGAAAGGGCTTAAAGGCTTGATCCCTAAAGATATGATTGATCATCTTATCCATTTTCGCAATCGCGCTATCTTACTCTCTGAAGATACTG ATGTTTCGGCGATTCCTGAAATTAAGCAGGCTCTTGAGGAGTACTTGCCTGTACTGCTTGGCCTCACTAAGAAAG ATTATGGTACACTCGAAGCAGTGACATTCAAATGGAGGACTTTGGATGAAAGAAGACAA GAGATATGCGCATCGAATACATGGTACGAAGTATTATCTGTGGTATACATGCTGGCTGTTTTGACGTTGATTGAAGCAAACATGTTGCTTGTTCCAAAGCAGTACACTGGTTCTTCTGATAGGATAGTTTCTACAG ATTGTCAGAGGGATGCGGTTGATATGCTTTTAAAGGCATCGGGATACTTAGAGTTTTGTGTGAAGAGCATTCTACCTCAATTAGGCCCGGAACATAA GAACAAGTTGCATAAAGACATGCGTGAAGGTGCATTAGAGGCTCTTTCACTTCAAGCACTTGGCCAG GGAACAGAATTGCAGTTGGGTTTGGCTATTGATAACCAAAAAGCTACATTATCAGTAAAGAGGAGGTTAGCATGCGAGGAACTGATTTTTTTCACTCAG GCTCATTACTCACTATCAGTAGAAAAAACCGATGAGAGTGATGCAGGAAAGCAGTCATTGGGCATCCGATATAAATTCCTAGAAGCCAAG GCTGCAGCTTACTTCTACCATGGTCTGATAGTTGACAAAAGCAACGAGCCATCGTGCCATACGAATGCACTAGGCTGTTTTGTTGCTGCCGAGGAACTTCTTTCAGAGAGCAGAAAGGCCTGTTTAAGCTTTTGCTTGGCTTATCCTGTTACCAG AGCTCCTCCACTATGGGGTGCAATGAAGCATTTCCACCACAAGATTCCAGACACTGCTTCCAAGAAGTCTCAGTTGTATGGTTACTTGTTAGATCAAGAAAA GGGCCTACAACCACCACCTGAATTGCCAGAATTCCAATTATCATTGAGACCAGATGATTATGAGTTGCCAAAAGTTGACTCTGCATGGAGTAGAGAAAAATGGGAGGTCATAGGGCAGCCCCTTAAAGACCACCTAGAAGACCCAGAAGATGTGACCGAGGATGAAAGTTAA